One genomic segment of Natrialbaceae archaeon AArc-T1-2 includes these proteins:
- a CDS encoding Rieske (2Fe-2S) protein: MDDGRRITGLESVPDDTTFLFQVRDRERDERTEAILVRTNGEVAGWLNYCQHVTHINLDKGSGAPMRNGELVCENHGAYFEADTGYCTYGPCEGAFLPEVDVTVHDDAVYLTDDDYAFVATGPIDDDDHDLVSTSNLEF, encoded by the coding sequence ATGGACGACGGACGACGGATCACCGGCCTCGAGTCGGTTCCCGACGACACGACGTTTCTGTTCCAGGTTCGAGATCGCGAGAGGGACGAACGAACGGAGGCGATCCTGGTCCGGACGAACGGCGAGGTCGCCGGCTGGCTCAACTACTGCCAGCACGTTACGCACATCAACCTCGACAAGGGATCTGGCGCGCCGATGCGAAACGGCGAGCTCGTCTGTGAAAACCACGGCGCGTACTTCGAAGCCGACACCGGCTACTGTACCTACGGGCCGTGTGAGGGCGCGTTCTTACCCGAAGTCGACGTGACGGTCCACGACGACGCGGTGTATCTGACCGACGACGACTACGCGTTCGTCGCGACTGGGCCGATCGACGACGACGACCACGACCTAGTCTCGACGTCGAACCTCGAGTTCTGA
- a CDS encoding saccharopine dehydrogenase family protein, which produces MSNVVVGARAIRQYEVDGRRTAAMADWLVYGAYGYTGRLISTEAVSRGLSPVVAGRDPDRLASLADDLGLVSWSFDLDGDLASRVGEFDAVLNCAGPFVDTSGPLVAACLEAGTDYLDVTGEPAVFARLAGRDDEASAAGVTLLPGVGFEVVVADCLAATLAARHPQATELAIGISKTGSFSGGTLRTVIRLLGDGGLVRRDDRLLRVPAADDVRQFDFGDGPTSTVAAPLGSVVTTAYSTNVETVGIYVDLPEIFARIAPLVAPLEAIFRLGPVERGLECVVTGLVDGPDEREREDGEVVVVAEVTGGERTERARLRSPETYTLTADAAASAVERTLAGDATAGFQTPATAFGPDFVTRLEGVDVEFESAGRR; this is translated from the coding sequence GTGTCGAACGTCGTCGTCGGCGCGAGGGCCATCCGTCAGTATGAGGTGGACGGTCGCCGAACGGCCGCCATGGCCGACTGGCTCGTCTACGGCGCGTACGGCTACACCGGGCGACTGATCTCGACCGAGGCCGTCTCGAGGGGGCTGTCGCCCGTCGTCGCCGGCCGCGATCCGGACCGGCTCGCGTCGCTGGCCGACGATCTCGGTCTCGTGTCGTGGTCGTTCGACCTCGACGGCGACCTCGCCTCCCGCGTCGGCGAGTTCGACGCCGTACTCAACTGTGCGGGGCCGTTCGTCGACACCTCCGGACCGCTCGTCGCGGCGTGTCTCGAGGCGGGAACGGACTACCTCGACGTCACGGGCGAACCCGCGGTGTTCGCCCGACTCGCCGGGCGGGACGACGAGGCGAGCGCGGCGGGCGTGACGCTGTTGCCAGGCGTCGGATTCGAGGTCGTCGTCGCGGACTGTCTGGCCGCGACGCTCGCCGCAAGACACCCACAGGCAACTGAACTCGCGATCGGGATCAGCAAAACCGGCTCGTTCTCGGGCGGGACGCTCCGGACGGTGATTCGACTCCTCGGCGATGGCGGGCTCGTTCGTCGGGACGACCGACTGCTCCGGGTTCCGGCAGCCGACGACGTCCGACAGTTCGACTTCGGCGACGGGCCGACGTCGACGGTTGCCGCACCGCTTGGCAGTGTCGTGACGACTGCGTACAGTACGAACGTCGAGACGGTCGGCATCTACGTCGATCTCCCCGAGATATTCGCCAGGATAGCTCCCCTCGTCGCGCCGCTCGAGGCGATCTTTCGGCTCGGTCCCGTCGAGCGCGGCCTCGAGTGCGTCGTCACCGGCCTCGTCGACGGACCTGACGAGCGAGAGCGAGAGGACGGCGAGGTGGTCGTCGTGGCCGAGGTGACAGGCGGCGAGCGGACCGAACGCGCCCGTCTCCGGAGTCCGGAGACCTATACGCTGACGGCCGACGCCGCGGCCAGCGCCGTCGAACGGACGCTTGCCGGGGACGCGACCGCAGGCTTTCAGACCCCGGCGACCGCATTCGGCCCCGACTTCGTGACGCGACTCGAGGGCGTGGACGTCGAATTCGAATCCGCCGGTCGTCGCTGA
- a CDS encoding glutathione S-transferase family protein, producing MNMLVNGEWHTDAYETTTEEGAFERQETPFRDWVRDDPDARFRPESGRYHLYVSSACPWAHRTLIVRSLLGLEDAVPVSVVDPYRGDDGWQFTPEKDGCTRDGVYDADYLRALYARADPDATCRVTVPVLWDTDEETIVNNESREIMRMFDTVFADLATRAVDLYPEGYREDVDRILEEIYEPINNGVYRAGFATEQEPYDEAVDDLFSALDRWDDALADRRYLAGDRLTEADVAMFTTLVRFDNVYHTHFMCNVQYVREYENLWPYLRDLYQTPGVAETVRMDHIKEHYYTTHPEVNPHRIVARGPDLAFEAPHDRDGLPGEPPAELVTT from the coding sequence ATGAACATGCTCGTCAACGGCGAGTGGCACACTGACGCCTACGAGACCACGACCGAGGAAGGCGCGTTCGAGCGCCAGGAGACGCCGTTTCGCGACTGGGTTCGAGACGATCCGGACGCCCGTTTCCGGCCCGAGTCGGGTCGGTATCACCTCTACGTCTCCTCCGCCTGCCCGTGGGCCCACCGGACGCTGATCGTCCGCTCGTTGCTCGGTCTCGAGGATGCCGTCCCCGTCTCGGTCGTCGACCCCTACCGCGGTGACGACGGCTGGCAGTTCACGCCCGAGAAGGACGGCTGCACCCGCGACGGCGTCTACGACGCCGACTACCTGCGAGCGTTGTACGCCCGTGCCGATCCCGACGCGACCTGTCGAGTGACCGTCCCCGTCCTCTGGGATACCGACGAAGAGACGATCGTCAACAACGAATCCAGAGAGATCATGCGGATGTTCGACACCGTCTTCGCGGACCTGGCGACGCGAGCGGTCGACCTCTACCCCGAGGGATACCGCGAGGACGTCGACCGGATCCTCGAGGAGATCTACGAGCCGATCAACAACGGCGTCTACCGCGCCGGGTTCGCGACCGAACAGGAGCCCTACGACGAGGCCGTCGACGACCTCTTTTCGGCGCTCGATCGGTGGGACGACGCCCTCGCCGACCGACGCTACCTCGCGGGCGATCGACTGACCGAGGCCGACGTCGCCATGTTCACCACCCTGGTTCGATTCGACAACGTCTATCACACTCACTTCATGTGTAACGTCCAGTACGTGCGAGAGTACGAGAACCTCTGGCCGTACCTGCGCGATCTGTACCAGACGCCGGGCGTCGCCGAGACGGTGCGGATGGACCACATCAAAGAACACTACTACACGACACATCCGGAAGTCAACCCACACCGGATCGTCGCCCGTGGTCCCGACCTCGCGTTCGAGGCCCCACACGATCGAGACGGCCTGCCGGGGGAGCCGCCGGCCGAACTGGTCACGACGTAG
- a CDS encoding DUF7282 domain-containing protein, with amino-acid sequence MGRIKRIVAISIAIVIVLAAGVIVGQAPALFGSEVVEDPEASIEFTDQRGDGTSVTVDHVEMSDGGFVVVTDGAGTILGVSDALEAGSHENVTVDRHEEIEQELFGELTVVVHQDTTDDGEFVYEETDGEEDRPYLEAGYPVSDTATVTSEDRLADEAARTSFQVESTDGPASVTTEETLSVDAEISNPNVFETSQPVDLRVDGEVLEQQVVDLGPEERTELTLEADAGLIEPGNVTYGVYTTGDGEIDELEVVYGGPATVEFESTDVSGATVNASLPDGGFVAVENETGETIATSDALERGEHEGVDLEFEDTLEDGETVTAVVYEGDPDDLEDATAFTDDDERVDATATVATDAE; translated from the coding sequence ATGGGCAGGATAAAACGAATCGTCGCTATCTCGATCGCGATCGTGATCGTTCTCGCGGCAGGCGTAATCGTCGGGCAAGCGCCCGCGCTTTTCGGCTCGGAGGTCGTCGAGGATCCCGAGGCCTCGATCGAGTTCACCGACCAGCGCGGGGACGGAACCAGCGTGACGGTCGATCACGTCGAGATGTCCGACGGCGGCTTCGTCGTCGTCACCGACGGTGCGGGCACGATCCTCGGCGTCTCCGACGCGCTCGAGGCCGGCAGCCACGAGAACGTCACCGTCGACCGCCACGAGGAAATAGAACAAGAGCTGTTCGGCGAACTCACGGTCGTCGTACACCAGGATACGACCGACGACGGCGAGTTCGTCTACGAGGAGACCGACGGCGAAGAGGACAGGCCGTACCTCGAGGCCGGCTATCCCGTCAGCGACACGGCGACGGTCACGAGCGAGGACCGACTCGCCGACGAAGCGGCGCGGACGTCGTTCCAGGTCGAGTCGACAGACGGCCCAGCGTCGGTCACGACCGAGGAGACGCTGTCGGTCGATGCAGAGATCTCGAACCCCAACGTCTTCGAGACGAGCCAGCCCGTCGATCTGCGCGTCGACGGCGAGGTCCTCGAACAACAGGTCGTCGACCTCGGGCCCGAGGAGCGTACCGAACTGACGCTCGAGGCCGACGCCGGGCTCATCGAACCGGGCAACGTCACCTACGGCGTCTACACGACCGGCGACGGCGAGATCGACGAGCTCGAGGTCGTCTACGGCGGCCCCGCGACGGTCGAGTTCGAGTCGACCGACGTCTCGGGTGCGACCGTCAACGCGTCACTTCCCGACGGCGGCTTCGTCGCCGTCGAGAACGAGACCGGCGAGACGATCGCCACGAGCGACGCGCTCGAACGCGGCGAACACGAGGGCGTCGACCTCGAGTTCGAGGACACGCTCGAGGACGGCGAGACGGTGACGGCCGTCGTCTACGAGGGCGACCCCGACGACCTCGAGGACGCGACGGCGTTCACCGACGACGACGAGCGCGTGGACGCGACCGCGACGGTCGCTACCGACGCCGAGTAG
- the rnz gene encoding ribonuclease Z, whose translation MPLRVTFLGTSGAVPTTERNPSAIYVAREGDELLFDCGEGTQRQMMCFGTGFSVSQLFVTHTHGDHVLGIPGLIQTLDFNEREKPLAIHVPSGRRREIRSLVHALDTDPDFPITISAVGGGDVAYRGDDYEVRVFDVDHDTRAVGYALVEDERKGRFDRERAEELGVPVGPKFSQLHEGEPVELEDGTVVQPEQVVGDPRPGRSVVYTGDTRPTVATVEAAAEPDLLIHDGTFADDRVERASETGHSTARGAARIATEAGAKRLALVGTSSRYAGDVSDHHAQAQEVFDGDLLIPDDGDELEIPHLDA comes from the coding sequence ATGCCACTGCGCGTGACGTTTCTCGGAACCAGCGGGGCCGTTCCGACGACCGAGCGGAACCCGAGTGCGATCTACGTCGCTCGAGAGGGTGACGAGTTACTGTTCGACTGCGGAGAAGGGACCCAGCGCCAGATGATGTGTTTCGGCACCGGCTTTTCGGTCTCCCAGCTGTTCGTCACGCACACCCACGGCGATCACGTCCTCGGGATACCAGGCCTGATCCAGACGCTCGATTTCAACGAGCGCGAGAAACCGCTTGCAATCCACGTCCCGTCGGGAAGACGTCGCGAGATTCGTTCACTCGTCCACGCGCTCGACACCGATCCCGACTTCCCGATCACGATCTCGGCCGTCGGCGGCGGCGACGTCGCCTACCGCGGCGACGACTACGAGGTCCGGGTCTTCGACGTCGACCACGACACCCGTGCGGTCGGCTACGCGCTCGTCGAGGACGAACGCAAGGGCCGGTTCGATCGCGAACGGGCCGAGGAGCTTGGCGTCCCCGTCGGCCCGAAGTTCTCGCAACTTCACGAGGGCGAGCCGGTCGAACTCGAGGACGGCACCGTCGTCCAGCCGGAGCAGGTCGTCGGCGATCCCCGTCCGGGCCGCAGCGTGGTCTACACCGGCGACACCCGCCCGACCGTCGCGACCGTCGAGGCCGCAGCCGAGCCGGACCTGCTGATCCACGACGGCACATTCGCCGACGACCGGGTCGAGCGGGCGTCGGAAACGGGCCACTCGACGGCCCGCGGGGCGGCCCGGATCGCCACCGAGGCGGGCGCAAAACGACTCGCGCTCGTGGGCACCTCCTCGCGCTACGCCGGGGACGTCTCCGATCACCACGCCCAGGCCCAGGAGGTCTTCGACGGCGACCTGCTGATTCCGGACGACGGCGATGAGCTCGAGATTCCGCACCTGGACGCGTGA